In a genomic window of Zingiber officinale cultivar Zhangliang chromosome 9B, Zo_v1.1, whole genome shotgun sequence:
- the LOC122024441 gene encoding protein SHORT INTERNODES-like, producing the protein MAAGFPFRSGGRQQQPPTTEAFFLYGGGRSRSDDMEGNVYTRGFELTWRQQQYSGFPHELPLAGSAAIDGDGGQSCQDCGNKAKKECAHLRCRICCMNRGFKCTTHIKSTWVPAARRRDRRQHQAAGCRTSKRTLKIVPSTTATTAVTTTFGATLDSEIFPPELNTEAMFRCVRVSPVDDADEEYAYQTTVRIAGHLFKGILYDHGAASDLPSSKLAREASTSSATLAATSTPELLDAYQTPLTALVADSSLPFFPQQQRPS; encoded by the exons aTGGCGGCTGGATTCCCTTTCCGAAGCGGCGGGCGTCAACAGCAGCCCCCGACGACGGAGGCTTTCTTCCTCTACGGCGGAGGTCGTAGCCGGAGCGACGACATGGAAGGTAATGTTTACACTCGCGGTTTCGAGCTTACATGGCGGCAGCAGCAGTACTCGGGCTTCCCCCACGAGCTGCCGCTTGCGGGCTCAGCCGCCATCGATGGCGACGGGGGGCAGAGCTGTCAGGATTGCGGCAACAAGGCGAAGAAGGAATGCGCCCACCTCCGTTGTCGCATCTGTTGCATGAACCGCGGCTTCAAGTGCACCACTCACATCAAGAGCACGTGGGTCCCCGCCGCCAGGCGCCGCGACCGCCGGCAGCATCAAGCCGCCGGCTGCAGAACCTCCAAGCGAACACTTAAAATCGTCCCCTCCACCACCGCCACAACCGCCGTCACCACCACATTTG GAGCAACCCTCGACTCCGAAATCTTCCCACCGGAGTTGAACACCGAGGCCATGTTCCGCTGCGTCCGAGTCAGCCCCGTCGACGACGCCGACGAAGAGTACGCATACCAAACCACCGTCCGCATCGCCGGCCACCTCTTCAAAGGCATCCTCTACGACCACGGCGCCGCTAGCGACCTCCCCTCTTCCAAACTCGCCCGCGAGGCATCCACTTCCTCTGCCACCCTCGCCGCCACCTCCACACCGGAGCTCCTCGACGCATACCAGACTCCCCTCACCGCCCTCGTCGCCGACTCTTCGTTGCCGTTCTTCCCCCAACAACAAAGGCCTTCCTGA